CAAGGTGTAGTAGACGTACTGCTCCAGGTCCTTCGTATCGGTAAAGTGGTACTTGATCCATCCGCCAGCAGCAAGCCGCGCTGTCCTTCGAAATACGACACCATCCTCGTCCTTACTCGGATTGATGAGCTTTCCATGAGTCTTGCGCAACCAGTCCCATACCTCCGCGTAGAAGATCCGCGTGCCGCCCAGATCCGTTCGGAACTCAAATTCCACATGATCGTCGGGGTAGAAATGCAGGCCGAGCACACGCTCGCCAAGGTCGCCTTTGACCGCGGTCGGCGGGAAATGCACGTGGGCAGTCTTGTGAATTTCCGGGAGTGGCCCATATGGATCCTTCAGAAACTCGTCCTGATCGACGACGTTCCACGTAACTGTAAATTCGGTCCCCTTCAGCTTGTAGCAGCAACTGAGCCTGCCTTCCCCGGCGCCGGGAAGCAGCGCACCGCCGCTGGCGCGATTGCCAAATTTGTCGGTGACAACGAAACGATCGAGGTTATACGGCGTGTAGTTGAACCCCGCGATGCTCAGTGCGCCATAGGTTGGCGCGGAGGAAAGTGCATCGCATCCGGTGACGAGCACCGAGGCAGCGAGCAATACGGTCAGCATTCTTGCTTTCATTTTGAGTTCAGCCACGGGTTGCTCGCCTTTCAGAATTTACTGAGTTGCCTTGTTTGAGGGCTTTCACTGCCGGCCACGAACAGGCCAGTAGCACTTGGGGCAACTGGCACGCCTGACGTCCCACCATCGCCGTTCCTCCGCCCTCGAATGCTCCCGCCGTCCCGGATAGTCCCAACGAAAGTGTTTTTGGTCTGCCTTGGACGCTGGCCCGCCCAAGGCAACGAATCGTCTCAAGCGCGAAAAGGACTGGGAATCGTATAAAGCTGAAAGTGATATGTGCGATGTCAGAATCCGCTTCAAGAAACGGGGAGATAGCGGACGGTGATCAGAGGGGCAGGTGCTATGTCGCTGATCTATAAACGTTTTCCGGGCCAGAAGAGAACCGGCGTCAGCGAGTGGAAAGGCGCCCTGGTAGGCCGTACTTCGCAGACCCCAACGTGACGCCCGCCTTGCCCACATCGCCAACGCGGGAAAGGTTCGATGCTATGGTCTGGGTATGCGCGTCCGGCACAGGACGCCGATATGCCTTCTCAACTCTCCTGAAGCACGCCCGACTCATGGCAAGCGCTCTCCTTCTTGAAAATATCCACGCCAGCGGTCAGCAGCTGCTGGGCCGCCACCATATCGACATCGCCACGCAGAGCAAGGCCCTTGCTGGCGATGCACTACTGGCCGCCGTGCGCGACCACGACCTGCTGGGCATTCGCTCGGCGACGCATCTGACCGCCGAGCACTTTGCCAACGCCCATCGCCTGCTGACCGTGGGTTGTTTCTGCATCGGCACGTCGCAGGTGGACCTGGGCGCCGCTGCGCACGCCGGCATTCCGGTGTTCAACGCGCCGTTCTCGAATACGCGTTCGGTCGCGGAGCTGGTGATCGGCCAGACCATCATGCTGATGCGCCGCGTGCCCGAGAAAAGCCGGGCTGCGCATCAGGGCGAATGGCAGAAATCGGCCAAGGGATCGTTCGAGATCCGCGGCAAGACCATGGCGGTGATCGGCTACGGCAATATCGGTGCGCAGGTCGGCATCCTGGCCGAGGCCATGGGCATGCGCGTGGTGTTCTATGACATCCGCCCTCGCCTGTCGATTGGTGGCGCGGTGCCGATGCACTCGCTCGAAGACGCGCTGGGCGCCGCCGATGTGGTGACGCTGCACGTCCCGGCTACGCCCCAGACTCGCAACCTGCTCAACGCGAAGGCGCTTGCGTCGATGCGGCCGGGCAGCATCCTGCTCAATGCGTCGCGCGGCACCGTGGTCGATATCGACGCCTTGGCGAAACTGCTAGACGATGGTCATATCGCCGGCGCGGCCATCGATGTATTCCCCGAAGAGCCGCGCAGCAATGCCGATCCGTTCGTGACGCCGCTGCAGAACAAGCCTAACGTGATTCTCACGCCACACGTCGGTGGCAGCACCGAGGAAGCGCAGGAGAATATCGGCGTCGAAGTGGCAACAAAGCTGGCCAATTTCCTGGAAACCGGGGCAACGATCGGGGCGGTGAACCTGCCGCAGATCCAGCCCAATCCGCTGGATTCGCCGGCGCGCGTATTGAATATCCACTACAACCGTCCCGGCACGCTGTCGCACCTGAACCAGGCGCTGGCCGAAATCGGCGCCAATATCGAAGCCCAGCAACTGCAGACCGAAGGTGACATCGGCTATGTAATTACCGATATCAGCCTGGTCCGCCTGCCGGCTGGGCCGAGAAGCTGATGCAGCACGACGCCTTCATCCGGTCGCGCGTGATCGGGAACCGCTAGGCACAGCAAGCTTGCCGAAGCCCGCATGCGGTAGGTGCATGCGGGCGATGAAATCGGTGGATATGCGCCCTACCCCGCCGTTTCCCGATAGCCGCCGCCCGGCGGCATTGTCATACTGCGCGGACAACCTCGCAGACCGGACATGCACGATCCGGCAGACAATCAGGAGACAACTTCATGCAACGACGTCGCTTCTTCCGCGTCGCGCTGGCCGCTTACGGCCTGTCGCTGGCGGCATCGCTCGGCACCCCGGCAGGGGCTGCCGAAGACTTTCCTACCCGTCCGATCCGGCTCATCGTGCCTTATGGCGCCGGCGGCGTGACCGACCAGGTAACGCGCGCCCTGGCCGACGCGGCGGGCCGCGACCTGGGGCAATCCATCGTCGTGGAGAACAAGCCCGGCGTCAGCGGCACGCTGGGCGCCACGCAGATGGTGACCACGGAGCCTGACGGCTACACGCTGAGCATGGCGCCGGTGGTGATCTTCCGTCTGCCGCACGTGCAGAAAATGCGCTACGACCCGCTCAAGGATCTGACCTACGTGTCGATGATCGCGGACTACAACTTCGCCGTGGCCGTGAAGAAGGACGCGAAGTGGCAGACCATGCAGGAGCTGATTGCCGACGCGAAGGCGAACAAGAAGGGCATCAGCTATGGCACCACAGGCATCTACGGCAGCCAGCACCTGACGATCTCGGAACTGGCGCGCGTGTCGCAATCGAACTGGACGCACGTTCCCTACAAGGGCGACGCCGAGGCGATTACGGCGCTGCTGAGCGGTTCATCCGATGTGGCGGTGCTGTCGAACACGCTGCTGCCTTACGTGCAGAACGGGCAGATGCGCGTGCTGGCCACGCTCTCTGAAAAGCGCGCCGCAGACTTTCCGAATGCGCCGACGCTGAAGGAGATCGGCTATCCGGTGTGGTCGAACTCGCCGTTCGGCATCATCGGCCCGGCAAACATGAAGCCGGCCGTGGTGAAACGGCTGGACGAAGCCTTCCGCAACGCGCTCAGGGACCCGAAGTTCCTGAACGTGACCCGCCAGTACGGCATGGTCACCAACTACATGGGCCCGGAGCAATATTCGGCGTACGCCCAGAAGGCGTTCAAGAGCGAAGGGGAGATCATCTCCCGCCTGGCCGAAGCGATGAAGAATCAGTAAAGGTTCTTCGAGGTGGGTCGGCGTGCATCGTATTGACGCCAGCGCGACGGGGCTCATCAACGCTGCAGTCAGCCTCGCATGGACTTTTTACGATGCTGGCAGGCGCCCTCCTCGATATGCGCTCCGGGCCCCTGCTGCGCCATCACGTCCTGCGGATTGCGCAGCGGACACGCCTTCAGCGACAGGCAGCCGCAGCCGATGCAGCCGTCCAGCTGGTCGCGCAGCATGGTCAGCGTGCGAATCCGCGCATCCAGATCCTCGCGCCAGGCCGCCGACAGCCGGCGCCAGTCGGCTACCGTGGGGGCCTTGTTGGCCGGCAGATGGGCGAAAGCGTCGGCAATCGTCGCCAGCGGCAGCCCCATGCGCTGCGCCACGCGGATCACCGCCAGCCGGCGCAGGATGCCGCGCGGATAGCGGCGCTGGTTGCCTGCGCTGCGCGTGCTGGCGATCAATCCTTTCAATTCGTAGAAATGCAATGCCGATACCGCGATACCGCTGCGTTGGGCCACTTCGCCGACGGTCAGCGGGTCGCGCGCGCGCAGCAGCCGTTCCGGGCGTGGGGGGGCGACGGTCCTGGACATGTTGATCCCTGATTTTTGAAGAAAGTACGAATTCCCTTGCAGAGCGCGATGGTATCGCAGTTGCGCTTGACCTCAAGCGTGGTTGAGGTTCGATACTGGCGCCACCTTGACTCAGGAACCCAGGACCCTGCCATGTTGCTCGAATCGCCCCGCGCGCCGTACCTGCAATTCATGAATCCGCCCGACCTCTACGATCCCCGCCTGAACGGCTATTCCCACGTGGCAATCGCCACGCGGCCGGCAAGAATCGTGTTTGCCGCCGGTCAGGGCGGAGAAGACATGTGCGGCGGCTTGCGCGCCGATTTTTCCGCGCAGGTGACGCAGGCACTGGCCAACCTGCGCGTGGCGCTACAGGCCGGGGGCGCCGACATCCCCGACGTGGCCAAGATCACCGTGCTGATCGTCGATCATTCGATGGCGCGGCTGGCCATCTTCAGCCGAGCCTGGCAGGCGCTGCTGGGAGACTGGCCCGCGCCGGCGTGCACGTTGATACCCGTGCCCCGGCTGGCACTGGACGGCATGCTGTTCGAGATTGAAGCCGTGGCAGTGCTGCCGGAGCAGGAAGATTACTGCCGCTTGGGCGGCGCCGACTTCGGCGCGGAGGCCGGGTAGTCATAGGTCTGCGCCGACGAGGTGCCCTGATTGACGGCCGGACCAGTACCCCGGCTGCGATGGCCATCCTTCTGCAATCCCCATTCGCGCGCGCCGGGCGCCACATCGGACGCCGCAGTGCCTGGCGCCCGGTTGTCTACCTTGGGCGTCTGCGACGGCGTCTGTGCCCAGGCCGCGGCGGCGGCTGCCGCACATGCGATGGCGCACACCACGCGGCGGGCTTGCATCGACATCGTTTTTTTCTGATTTCTCATATTGATGGCTCCTTGTGAGCGGGTCAGCCGGGTCATGAACGGTTGTCGACCGGGGAC
This region of Cupriavidus sp. EM10 genomic DNA includes:
- a CDS encoding DUF3304 domain-containing protein; amino-acid sequence: MAELKMKARMLTVLLAASVLVTGCDALSSAPTYGALSIAGFNYTPYNLDRFVVTDKFGNRASGGALLPGAGEGRLSCCYKLKGTEFTVTWNVVDQDEFLKDPYGPLPEIHKTAHVHFPPTAVKGDLGERVLGLHFYPDDHVEFEFRTDLGGTRIFYAEVWDWLRKTHGKLINPSKDEDGVVFRRTARLAAGGWIKYHFTDTKDLEQYVYYTLLNPNFDQHPSIQKIIAETRDKPGAFGAAMAELPMSIVEALKQGNSANSQQRATHG
- a CDS encoding tripartite tricarboxylate transporter substrate binding protein, translating into MQRRRFFRVALAAYGLSLAASLGTPAGAAEDFPTRPIRLIVPYGAGGVTDQVTRALADAAGRDLGQSIVVENKPGVSGTLGATQMVTTEPDGYTLSMAPVVIFRLPHVQKMRYDPLKDLTYVSMIADYNFAVAVKKDAKWQTMQELIADAKANKKGISYGTTGIYGSQHLTISELARVSQSNWTHVPYKGDAEAITALLSGSSDVAVLSNTLLPYVQNGQMRVLATLSEKRAADFPNAPTLKEIGYPVWSNSPFGIIGPANMKPAVVKRLDEAFRNALRDPKFLNVTRQYGMVTNYMGPEQYSAYAQKAFKSEGEIISRLAEAMKNQ
- the soxR gene encoding redox-sensitive transcriptional activator SoxR is translated as MSRTVAPPRPERLLRARDPLTVGEVAQRSGIAVSALHFYELKGLIASTRSAGNQRRYPRGILRRLAVIRVAQRMGLPLATIADAFAHLPANKAPTVADWRRLSAAWREDLDARIRTLTMLRDQLDGCIGCGCLSLKACPLRNPQDVMAQQGPGAHIEEGACQHRKKSMRG
- a CDS encoding RidA family protein, with the translated sequence MLLESPRAPYLQFMNPPDLYDPRLNGYSHVAIATRPARIVFAAGQGGEDMCGGLRADFSAQVTQALANLRVALQAGGADIPDVAKITVLIVDHSMARLAIFSRAWQALLGDWPAPACTLIPVPRLALDGMLFEIEAVAVLPEQEDYCRLGGADFGAEAG